From one Cyprinus carpio isolate SPL01 chromosome B3, ASM1834038v1, whole genome shotgun sequence genomic stretch:
- the LOC109088831 gene encoding ER membrane protein complex subunit 10 isoform X1: MATIRVLSLILSVLSTVTLLWTESGECNNGRRSGDAVDTDFSGFSVPLEHSFEVDDVPRFRLRGALQLRGGRENGVYLSQNQLSEKDRSTLKDVAAVDGLYRIRVPRVSLQADRQTERQSEGYLTTFVRACSLVESHLSDVITLHTDVSGYIIGISIVTIPGSCRGVEVEDEVDLEVFNTTISVVAPVTAPVPETAPYIERMEQEMEKKGKNPQEQKSFFAKYWMYIVPLVLFLMMSGAQDQSGGGAGGGAANGGGR, encoded by the exons ATGGCCACGATAAGAGTCTTGTCGCTTATTCTGTCCGTCCTGTCAACCGTAACGCTGCTATGGACTGAATCAGGCGAATGCAACAATGGTCGAAGA TCAGGAGACGCGGTGGACACCGACTTTAGCGGATTCTCTGTGCCGCTAGAGCACTCATTTGAAGTGG ATGATGTCCCCAGATTTCGCCTTCGCGGTGCCCTGCAGTTGAGGGGTGGAAGAGAAAACGGTGTGTACCTCTCCCAAAACCAGCTCTCTGAGAAAGACAGGAGTACACTGAAG GATGTGGCAGCAGTAGACGGTCTGTACAGGATTCGAGTGCCTAGAGTCTCTCTGCAGGCGGAtcgacagacagagaggcagtcTGAAGGTTACCTCACCACATTCGTTAGAGCC TGCTCGCTGGTGGAGTCCCACCTCAGTGATGTCATCACCCTTCACACTGATGTCAGCGGATATATCATTGGGATTTCCATAGTAACGATCCCCGGGTCATGTCGTGGGGTAGAGGTGGAGGATGAGGTTGACCTGGAAGTCTTTAACACAACAATAAGTGTCGTGGCGCCAGTCACTGCACCTGT ACCTGAAACGGCACCCTACATTGAGAGGATGGAACAGGAAATGGAAAAGAAAGGCAAAAACCCACAAGAGCAGAAATCCTTCTTTGCCAAATAT TGGATGTATATTGTCCCTCTCGTTCTTTTCCTGATGATGTCTGGAGCTCAGGATCAGTCTGGAGGCGGAGCCGGAGGTGGGGCAGCCAATGGCGGAGGACGATGA
- the LOC109088831 gene encoding ER membrane protein complex subunit 10 isoform X2: MATIRVLSLILSVLSTVTLLWTESGECNNGRRSGDAVDTDFSGFSVPLEHSFEVDDVPRFRLRGALQLRGGRENGVYLSQNQLSEKDRSTLKDVAAVDGLYRIRVPRVSLQADRQTERQSEGYLTTFVRACSLVESHLSDVITLHTDVSGYIIGISIVTIPGSCRGVEVEDEVDLEVFNTTISVVAPVTAPVPETAPYIERMEQEMEKKGKNPQEQKSFFAKYWYLILGGAVFLMATSSAQTPPGGAREQS; this comes from the exons ATGGCCACGATAAGAGTCTTGTCGCTTATTCTGTCCGTCCTGTCAACCGTAACGCTGCTATGGACTGAATCAGGCGAATGCAACAATGGTCGAAGA TCAGGAGACGCGGTGGACACCGACTTTAGCGGATTCTCTGTGCCGCTAGAGCACTCATTTGAAGTGG ATGATGTCCCCAGATTTCGCCTTCGCGGTGCCCTGCAGTTGAGGGGTGGAAGAGAAAACGGTGTGTACCTCTCCCAAAACCAGCTCTCTGAGAAAGACAGGAGTACACTGAAG GATGTGGCAGCAGTAGACGGTCTGTACAGGATTCGAGTGCCTAGAGTCTCTCTGCAGGCGGAtcgacagacagagaggcagtcTGAAGGTTACCTCACCACATTCGTTAGAGCC TGCTCGCTGGTGGAGTCCCACCTCAGTGATGTCATCACCCTTCACACTGATGTCAGCGGATATATCATTGGGATTTCCATAGTAACGATCCCCGGGTCATGTCGTGGGGTAGAGGTGGAGGATGAGGTTGACCTGGAAGTCTTTAACACAACAATAAGTGTCGTGGCGCCAGTCACTGCACCTGT ACCTGAAACGGCACCCTACATTGAGAGGATGGAACAGGAAATGGAAAAGAAAGGCAAAAACCCACAAGAGCAGAAATCCTTCTTTGCCAAATAT TGGTATTTGATTCTGGGAGGTGCAGTGTTCCTcatggccaccagttcagcacagACCCCACCAGGGGGCGCCAGAGAGCAGAGCTGA